The Syntrophaceae bacterium DNA segment CCCGAAGTCGTCTTCCACCTGGCGGCCCAGGCCATTGTCCGGAGCTCCTACGAAGATCCCAAGGAGACCTTCGACGTCAACATCGGCGGCACGGTAAATGTCCTGGAGGCGATCCGGCAAACCAAGAGCATCCGGTCCGTCGTCATCGTCACTTCCGACAAGTGCTACGAGAACCGGGAATGGGTCTGGGGCTACCGGGAAGAAGACCCTCTGGGGGGGCATGATCCGTACAGCGCCAGCAAGGGCGCCGTGGAAATCGTCTGCGGGGCCTACGCCAGGTCCTATTTCGGAACCGGGGGACGGGGGCCCCGGTTCGGCTTCGCCACCGCCCGGGCGGGAAACGTCATCGGCGGCGGCGACTGGGCGGCGGACCGCCTGATTCCCGACTGTGTCCGGGCCCTGGCGGCGGGGAAAGCCGTCGTCATCCGGAATCCCGGGGCCACCCGTCCCTGGCAGCACGTATTGGACCCGCTCTCGGCTTACCTTTTCCTGGCCCGGCGGCTGGCAGAGGAGCCGGATCGCTTCTCCGGACCCTGGAATTTCGGTCCCGCCGACGGCTCGTCCATGCCCGTCCGCGAACTGGCGGCCCGCTTCGTCACCTGCTGGCCGGACGGCAGGCTTCGGCTGGGAGGGGGCAGGAAAAACGCGCCCCACGAGGCACATGCACTGGCCCTCTGTGTCGACAAGGCGCGGAAGATCCTCGGCTGGCAGCCCGTCCTCTCCACCGGGGAGGCCGTTGACTGGACGGCCGCCTGGTACCGGGCATGGCAGGAGGGAAGGGGAAACCACCGGGCGCTGTCTCTGCGCCAGATCGGGCAATACGAAAAAAAACGGAGGACATGATTCCGTTTTTTGTATCTGTGTGATATCCGTCACATTCTTTATGGATGGAATGTGACCATGAAACAGACGCCGATTGCCGGAGCAAATCTTTCAATCCCTTCGTTATTCGGGAATTGTTTCGCAGAGGCAGAAACGGCACCGCGTCCCCGGTTCCAGGATGGAGGATGATGTCCACGAATATGAAAAGAAAGAAAACGCTTCCCGTCGTGATCCTCTGCGGCGGCATGGGAACGAGGCTGGCGGAGCAGACGGAGATTCGGCCGAAGCCGATGGTGGAGATCGGCGGACGGCCAATGCTCTGGCACATCATGAAGCACTACGCCCGCTACGGGTTCCGGGAATTCTACCTGGCCCTGGGCTATAAGGGCGAGTACATCAAACGCTATTTCCTCGAATTTCACACCCTCAACCGGGACTTCACGGTAAACCTCGGCGACGGCCGTATCGGCGTTCTGGATTGTGCGAACGGGGAAGACTGGACGGTCCACCTCGTGGACACGGGGCAGGAAACGATGACGGGAGGCCGCCTGAAACGCGTCGCGCCGCTCCTGCCGAAGGGACGGTTCCTGATGACCTACGGCGACGGCGTGGGAGACGTGGACCTGGAGAAGCT contains these protein-coding regions:
- the rfbG gene encoding CDP-glucose 4,6-dehydratase; its protein translation is MNPLEDFYRGRRVMVTGHTGFKGSWLALWLRKLGAEVTGFALPPATDPSHFSILGLETRIRHREGDVRDPSALHNVFAEAKPEVVFHLAAQAIVRSSYEDPKETFDVNIGGTVNVLEAIRQTKSIRSVVIVTSDKCYENREWVWGYREEDPLGGHDPYSASKGAVEIVCGAYARSYFGTGGRGPRFGFATARAGNVIGGGDWAADRLIPDCVRALAAGKAVVIRNPGATRPWQHVLDPLSAYLFLARRLAEEPDRFSGPWNFGPADGSSMPVRELAARFVTCWPDGRLRLGGGRKNAPHEAHALALCVDKARKILGWQPVLSTGEAVDWTAAWYRAWQEGRGNHRALSLRQIGQYEKKRRT
- the rfbF gene encoding glucose-1-phosphate cytidylyltransferase, whose translation is MKRKKTLPVVILCGGMGTRLAEQTEIRPKPMVEIGGRPMLWHIMKHYARYGFREFYLALGYKGEYIKRYFLEFHTLNRDFTVNLGDGRIGVLDCANGEDWTVHLVDTGQETMTGGRLKRVAPLLPKGRFLMTYGDGVGDVDLEKLLAFHRSRKGLVTLTAVRPPARFGALDFDGDRIVRFKEKSVVSEGWINGGFFVIEPAALDYIERDVMWEHDPMERLAAEGKVYAYRHPGFWQCMDTVRELRYLESLWESGRPPWKSW